The nucleotide window CGTATCATGTCAGAATATGCACACCAGTTAACAGGTATCGATATTCATCCAGGTGCGAAAATCGGACATTCGTTTTTCATTGACCATGGTACAGGTGTCGTAGTTGGAGAAACGTGCACAATCGGCAACAATGTTAAAATCTATCAAGGTGTGACGCTAGGCGCTTTAAGTTTCCCGCTTGATGAAAACGGAAACCCGATTAAAGGTGTAAAACGTCATCCGAATATTGAGGATAATGTTGTCATCTACGCAGGTGCTACAATTTTAGGCGGGAAAACGACAATTGGCCATGACACGGTGCTTGGCAGTAATATTTGGCTGACATATTCGGTTCCGCCATATTCACGTGTCTATAACTCGCAGCCATCACCGAATATCAGCAATAGTAAAGAAGTTGTAATTGAGTACGAAATTTAAACTGAATTTGAGCGAGGTGAAGTAATCAATATTTCACCTCGCTTTTATTTTTGGTACATGCGAAATAATTTAATAATTTATTGTTGACCATTATTCATATCCATGATATATTTATCTCAAGTTCGAGATATTCAATTTCGAAATTTTATTTTGAGTATATATCTTGAAATCGAGATAAATTGGAGGAGAATTTAAAATGACAACATTTACAGTCGATCAAACACACTCAGCAATCGGATTTGAAGTAAAACATATGATGGTATCAAAAGTGAAAGGCCAATTCAATAACTATACGGCAAACGTTGAAGCGGCAGACTTAACGGATTTAACTACTGCATCAATCAACTTTGAACTGGAAGTAGCAAGCATCAATACAAACAATGAAGACCGCGATAACCACTTAAAATCAGCAGACTTCTTCAACACAGAAGAGTTTGGCAAAATCAGCTTTACAGCAACAAACATTGAAAAAGACGGCGATGACTACAAAGTAACGGGAGACTTAACAATTAAAGACGTAACTAAATCGGTAACTTTTGATGTTGAATATGGTGGTAAAGGTACGAACCCATGGGGCGTTGAAGTATATGGTTTTGAAGCAGAAACAAAACTCAACCGTGAAGATTTCGGTTTAACATGGAATGCTGCTTTAGAAACAGGCGGAGTACTGGTAGGAAAAGATATTAAAATTAAAGTAGAGTTAGAATTAAACCCTGCTGCTTAATAATAATGAATGAACTTGTAAGGATAAATTGTCAGTAAAACGGCAATAATGATTTACGTTGCTGATTAGAATGCATAAAAGTACAAAATTAAAACTTGAGGGAGAAACTTCAATTATTTATATGCATGCCTATATCAATCTATAAAATCCTCAAGTTTTAATTGATATCTTGAATTCAAGATAATTGAAGGAGTGTAAGAAATGGGATTCATCAGTAAACTATTCGGAAATAAGAAAGTGGAGGAAAATAAAGTGGAAAAATTAAACATCGGTATTATTTTAGGATCAACTCGTGAAGGTCGTGTAAGCCCTCAAGTTGGTGCATGGGTAAAAGAAATCGCAGATAAACGCGGCGATGCAAATTATACAATCATTGATATTGCGGATTTCAAATTGCCATTACTAGGCGAACCAGGTGGGGATGCATCAGGTGCTGCAGGCTGGTCTGAAGCAGTCGCAAAACAAGACGGATTTGTATTCATTGTTCAAGAATATAACCATTCGATTACAGGTGCACTTAAAAATGCATTAGACTACTTACGTGATGAGTGGAACAATAAAGCAGCAGGTATCGTATCTTACGGTTCTGTCGGAGGAGCACGTGCTGCGGAACATTTACGCGGTATTTTAGGTGAATTACTTGTAGCAGATGTACGTGTACACCCAGCTTTATCATTATTCACAGATTTCGAAAACGGTACAACTTTCAAACCGAAAGATGTACAGGCGGATTCTGTAAACCAAATGCTGGACCAAGTAATTCCATGGTCAAAAGCTTTAAAAACAATTCGTTAATTGACGTTATCGGTCTGGCACATGTTAAGGCATGTGCCGGATTTATAATATAAAAATTGGACAGAGTGTTTTATTAAATAAAATGTTGTGTTCAGTTTTTAGGAATGGAGGAAATAAATATGAAAAAACATACAACGGGTATTCATCACATTACAGCAATCGTCGGTCATCCTCAGGAAAATGTCGATTTCTATGCAGGTGTTCTCGGATTACGACTTGTAAAGAAAACAGTCAATTTTGACGATCCTGGAACATATCATCTATATTTCGGAAATGAAGGCGGAGAACCAGGGACAATTATTACATTCTTTCCATGGCCTGCAGCATATCAAGGCAGAATCGGCGATGGTCAAGTTGGCGTGACAACATATGTTGTACCGGTGGGAGCAATGGAATTCTGGAAAGAACGCTTAACAAAATTCAAGATACTATATAATGAAGCTATACGATTTGGGGAGAACTATTTACAATTTGATGATCCACATGGTCTGCACCTGGAAATTGTTGAACGTGATGGTGGATCTTTAAACGGCTGGACGTTTGGTGGAATTTCTGCGGATGTAGCAATCAAAGGTTTTGGCGGTGCAATTTTATATTCATCAAAGCCGGAAGAAACAGTCAATACTCTAGTTGACGTGATGGGACTTGTTGAGGTTGGCCGTGAAGGAGACTTTGTAAGGTTAAAAGCAACAGCACCAATCGGAAATATCGTGGACGTAAAAATGACAGTCGGCGATCGTGGGACAATGGGTGTCGGTACCGTACATCATATTGCATGGCGTGCAAACGATGATCAAGATCATAAAGAGTGGCAGCAATACGCAATGGATAAAGGACAGCATGTAACGGACATAAAAGACCGTAATTACTTCAATGCCATCTATTTCCGTGAATCGGGTGAAATTTTATTCGAAATCGCGACAGACCCACCCGGATTTGCGCATGATGAAACACCGGAAACAATGGGCGAGCAGCTTAAGTTGCCTGTACAATATGAAGACTATCGAGACAGATTGGAAAGTTCGCTGTTCCCGATTAAAGTTAGAGAGTTAGAATAGTAGTGTGATAAGAACAGGGGGTTACTCAGTTTTACTTGAGTAGCCCCTTTTATATGTTAAAGGAATTTAGCCATGTAGAGTTCATTTACATATTGTCCGTCAATCAGTAAAGAATTTCTTTTCACGCCTTCAACTTCAAACCCCATTTTCTTATAAAGATGGATAGCTTGTTCATTATATTCAATAACGGTTAATTCCAGTCGGTGTAGCTGCGACTTCTTTGCCCATTGAATCATATAGTCGAACAAAGCGGTACCAATGCCTTTACCGCGACTTTTACTATGTACACCGACAGCAATCTGTGCCCTGTGAGAAGTACGGGATAACGATTCAGCCTTTAAAAGAAGATAACCTAAAATCTCATTCTCGTGTTCTGCAATAAAGAAACCCGATGTTGGTGTCTGATTTATGGAACTGATTAATTTGCTTAAAGAAGCTGGTGCCAAGGTTCTTTCATCGGGTGCAAAGAGCATAAATCCGGACTGTTCCGCATCTTTCATCACTTCAAGAATTTGTGATGTATCACCTTCGTTCGCTTTTCTGATTATACTTTTTACGCGGATTGTGTTCATCGCATTCACCTCCTTCTTATTGTAATAAAATTATATCATTTCCAGAATATATAAATTAAACTGAAATTAATATCGCGATAAACTTTAAAGGGGTCTGAAAATGAAACTATTAAAAAACGGGTTTGTAGTAGACATGGAAACAGGCGAGTTTAACAGACAGGATGTTTATATTGAAAATAATAAAATAGTAAAAGTTGCGCCTCATCTTCAAATTGATAATATTGAAGTATTGGATTTTACGAATAAATGGCTAATACCGGGATTGATTGATATGCATGTCCATATAAAAAAACACTTTGCCAATTACTTCACAGCAGCAGGCATTACAACGGTTCGCAATACTGCAGGGAGCATTATTGAACTGAAACCATTTATCGATGCGAATGGAAGTGAAATGGAACCGCGCGTAATTTCTGCAGACCGTATGATCGACGGTCCACCAGGTTTGTGGGGAGACGATACGGCCTATAATCTCAATGTCGACAATGCAGATCTTGCAAGACAGGAAGTGGCGCGGCAAGTAGAGCTTGGGGCACATTTTATCAAAGTTTACGGCTGGCTTGATCCTGAATATATGGAAACAGTTGTTGAAGAAGCACGTAAACACAATCTGGAAGTAAGCAGTGATTTAATTTATTCCAAAAAAGTGGATGCCCTGCTTGCGGCACATATAGGGATTGATTGGCTGGAACATTGCTCTGGTATTATTCAAGCAATGTATCCACAGTGGACAATGGATGCGCCGAAAGATGTCTGGGAATCAATTCCGTGGGAGCAGCCGGATGAACAACTGATAGAAAACGTATGCAGAAAATTAATGGAAAAGAATATTAAGCTTTGTCCAACAATTGTTTTATATGATCAGATGCGGTTAGCAGATCAATATTGGACAACGAATCATGAAGTAGTTGATCATATGGAAAACAGTGACTTCTTATTTAACCACTGGCCACAAGCAGCACAGGCAAAACAAGGCCAGGATACGATAGGTATTCAAACAAAAACGATTCAAAAAATTGCCTATACGTATTATAAGATGGGTGGTACTGTCGTGACTGGTACAGATACTCCTGCAGGAATCTATACATATCCGGGCTTTGCATTGCACCGTGAGCTTCAGCTGTTTGTTGATGCCGGATTCACACCATTAGAGGCTCTTCAGCAAGCTACAATTAATGCAGCGAAAGCATTGAACACGGCGGATTTAGGAGATATAAAAGAAGGGTTTACTGCGGATCTATTAATTTTGAATGAAAATCCTCTTAGCAATATAGAAAATACAATGAAAATCGATCGGATAGTAAAGGACGGAAACCTGTATACGATTCCCGAGCTGCTTGAAAATATTCCGACTGAGCAAGAGATGAACGATTATATAAACGAATTGATACAAACTTTCGAAGAACTAGGATTAAATGCAGGAAATTAGGTTTATTCAATAAGGTAAGAGGGGAACTTCTATTATCGAATATGTTGTGATGTATTTGGAGAGATTAGATGTAAGTAATTACACGTAAAGGGGCTCTGAAATGACATGAGAAATAACAGCGACATAGAAGTTTCACGCCGGAACATGTGGTCAGGAATCTTGTTTGGCGTAGGTTTGATTGCCTTTATTGATGAAACCGTTTTTCACCAGTTGTTAAGATGGCATCACTTTTACGATAAATCGACAACGGATATCGGATTAATTTCCGATGGTATTTTTCATGCCTTCAGCTGGTTTGCTACGATAGCCGGGTTATTTTTATTTGCAGATCTGCGCCGGAGAAATGGTCTGTTCTTTCAACGATGGCTTGGCGGCGTATTATTAGGGGTTGGAGTATTCCAACTGTATGACGGCATCATTCAGCATAAATGGATGCGAATTCACCAAATCCGATACGTGGACAATGTCATTGTATACGATATTGTGTGGAATGTCGGTGCTCTGATTATTTTACTAATCGGTATTTATCTATTATTCCGTACATCAAAAAACAGTACTTTAAAAGAGAAGACTGCAAATGAATAGCCTTTACTTACTGCATAGTCATGGACATAGTGCTGTGAATCATTCAGTACCTGCTATTAACCTTCAATTTTTGCTCGGGGTCATTTTCATATTTTTATTAGTTGCATATTTGACAGCAGCACTCATAACAAATCGGCGCTATAAGAAATGGCCCGTTTCCCGTACGATTTGCTGGACAATAGGAATGGGGATTGCACTTGCTGCAGTTGTCGGACCGTTGGGCAACAGTGCTCATACTAACTTTACGGCACATATGGTGAGCCACTTATTTTTAAGTATGGTCGCACCAATTTTTATGGCAATTGCCAGGCCGATCACTTTGCTGCTCAGAACAGTAAACACAACATTAGCACGTAAGCTGACGTCCATTTTAAAAAGCCGCCTGCTAAAATTCGTTTCGCATCCGATTACAGCCGCTGTATTGAATGTGGGCGGACTTTGGCTGCTGTATACAACAGATTTGTTTGTTTACATGCATGACAATCCGTTTGTCGCCTTATTTATACATTTGCATTTTTTCATTGCAGGCTATGTTTTTACGATATCAATTATTTATTTCGATCCGGTCTACCATCAATATTCCTACCGGTTCCGGGCAGCAGTTTTAATTCTTGCAATTGCCGGTCATGATATTTTGTCGAAGTATATGTATGCGAATCCGCCAGCGGGAGTTTCACAGCAAGAGGCGGAAATGGGAAGTATGGTCATGTACTATGCAGGGGATTGGATAGAGGTCGCCCTCATTATAATTTTCTGCTGGCAATGGTACAAATCGGCAAAGCCAAGCAAAAATTTTGCCGAGGAGTACAACAGCAAGAAACGGGTTACTGTGAGTGAATGAAAATATTACACATTAAATAAAATGCACACCACTAAATGAAAATTTTAGTGATGTGCATTTTTTTGGAAATTAATATTTTGCCAAAATGTAATATAGGCTGCTTATATTTAATCTATAATTCATAAACTCTTAAAAATATATGCCCAGATTATTTCATGTAGTTATCTAATGTTAGAAAACAGGCTAATTTCCCGAAAATAATTCCTAGTTATACATTAGATATTAGTCTATAGTCATTTCCAACTAAAGCATAAGTTAGGGAGGTAACACAAAATAAAAAAAGGAGGTGTTTACTTTATGTCAAACAGAAGTAATGCAAATGCTGCCAATAATGTCGAAGTAAATCAATTTCAGGATCAGGGGTTATTTATTCGTAATTCCCATACTGTTGATGTAACACAAACGGAAGTTCAAGGACTTTTGCTAGTTCAAGCTGCCCTGCAAGCTGCTATTGAAGCTGCCATTATAGTATTAGGGTCAAACGAAAATGCTGATGTGCAAAATCTTCAAAGAATAGCTCAAAGCTTAGAAGTCACACAATCTGAATCACAAAGAGTTGCTATTATTGACTCGGATGGAATTACTGTAAGACAAACAGAAGTTCAAATTGACGCAGTCGTTCAGGCCACTATTCAATTATTAGGTCAGTTAGCTTTAAAATTCGGCTAAAAAGAAATGCCCATTTTTTTTATAATATCAAAAACATACTAACATTAGTAGTACAAACCAAGGCCATGGTTTGTGCTACTATTTTTTTATAGTAGAAGTGAAGAAAAGCCGACCAGCCCCTGGGACCATTTGTGAGTCCGTTTAAAAAAACCGGCTAACTTCACGCCCTTATATGAATCAGTTTAGTATGTTGGGTCCAAAGAGATCGTGTATAAGAAAGTGGAATCGATAAGGTATTGTGAAGGCTTCTATGACTGGCTAAAAAGGAGAATGAAATCATGAAACATGTCATTGCGTTAGATGTTAGTAAAGGCAAAAGTTCGGTCGTTATTTATGATCGGTATCGAAAATGTGAGTTTGAAGGCGAATTAAATCACACACGAATTGACTTTGAGCGATTACACGAGCGTATCGAAGAAATGAAGAAACTAGATGGACAAGCTCCTGAAATTGTATTTGAAGCAACAGGCGTCTATTCCAAATCAGTAGAAGCGTTTTTCAAAAATCATGGCTATACATATAGTCGGATGAATCCACTTGAAGCGAATTTACAGATGGCGAAAATGCGACGCCATAAAACGGATGTAAGTGACGCACATGAACTAGCCAAAACGCATTTTAGATTGGAACGTGAAGCGACTTACGTTCAAGATGATTATTATGAACAGATGCGTGCACTTACACGCTATTATGATGAAATCGATGAGGAAATGATTTTACTAAAGAGTCGGATGCATGCGATTTTACAGATGAGTTTTCCAGAGCTTGAAAAACTCATTACGCCAAGTTCCGCATTATTTTTAAATATCGTACAGCTTTACCCACACCCTACCTTTGTTTTGTCTCATTCAAAAACCGTCATAAAAAATCGGTTGAAGGCGAATACGAAAAAGAACCTTTCCCTTACTCGTGCAGAGAAAAAAGCCGTTGAACTGATGGAAGCAGCTCAAAATAGTTATCCGGCCATTAAGCCGACAGATGTAAGGTGTGATCAAGTAAAGGATTACGCAACTCGTATTGCAGAACTGAAGGAAAAGAAAGAGGCGCTTGTCCAACAGATGACGGAGCTATCAAAAGAACGTCAAGAATATCTTGTATTACGCTCCATCCCTGGTGTGGGTGAATCAACAGCTTGTCGCTTGATTGGTGAAATCGGTGATATTCGCCGCTTCCGAAATGCAAAACAATTAAACGCCTACGCAGGGATCGATATCATGCGCTATCAATCCGGGAACACACAATATCGGGATCGTATCAATAAGCGTGGGAATAAACATTTGCGGAAAATTTTATATTTCATGATGCAAGGGATGCTTATGTTAAAAGAGAAACCAAATCATTTTGCGGATTACTATTATAAATTAAAAACGCAACCTCAGAGAAAGCCTCATAAGGTTGCGATCATCGCCTGTGTTAATAAGTTTCTGAAAGTGACATTTCAGTTATTAACACGAGGCATCCTTTACGATTATGAGTCCGCACTACCAGCTCAGAAATCGTAATAAAACGTAACTCCACTATATCATACAGACCTCTCGAAAAAAATAAAAATCGTTAGGTCTTTTTGGCATATAAAAATATAAGTGTAAAATAAAGAGAGAAACTATGCCCCTACACTTAAATCTAAAATAGCTACAAAAGTTGAAGAATACACTTGATTAATCGTAAGAAGGGGGCCGGGACATAAGTAGAATAACCGTTAAATAAGAGGAAAGACATTATTAAAAAACGGATATTCGAAAAATTGATTGGAATGCAGGGCGACTCCTGCGGGAATAGCGTGACGCCTGAGACTACAGGCTCAGGCCACGCCCGCGGAAAGCGTCCCGGAATGGAAATCAATTTTAACGTTCAGCAAAAACACTATTTTTCTCTGAGAGAAAAATAGTGTTTTTGGGTTATGTCCCGGCCTCTTACATATTTTGGTGTGTTGAAATTCCTGCTTATCATGCCCGAATTAATCATTAACTCTTTCCAGTCGTTACTTGCACAGTTTTCATATGATTACCGGCTAGTTTTTTTTCTGACCATCTGAGGGA belongs to Solibacillus sp. FSL W7-1436 and includes:
- a CDS encoding cytochrome c oxidase assembly protein; the encoded protein is MNSLYLLHSHGHSAVNHSVPAINLQFLLGVIFIFLLVAYLTAALITNRRYKKWPVSRTICWTIGMGIALAAVVGPLGNSAHTNFTAHMVSHLFLSMVAPIFMAIARPITLLLRTVNTTLARKLTSILKSRLLKFVSHPITAAVLNVGGLWLLYTTDLFVYMHDNPFVALFIHLHFFIAGYVFTISIIYFDPVYHQYSYRFRAAVLILAIAGHDILSKYMYANPPAGVSQQEAEMGSMVMYYAGDWIEVALIIIFCWQWYKSAKPSKNFAEEYNSKKRVTVSE
- a CDS encoding DUF2243 domain-containing protein; this translates as MRNNSDIEVSRRNMWSGILFGVGLIAFIDETVFHQLLRWHHFYDKSTTDIGLISDGIFHAFSWFATIAGLFLFADLRRRNGLFFQRWLGGVLLGVGVFQLYDGIIQHKWMRIHQIRYVDNVIVYDIVWNVGALIILLIGIYLLFRTSKNSTLKEKTANE
- a CDS encoding IS110 family transposase is translated as MKHVIALDVSKGKSSVVIYDRYRKCEFEGELNHTRIDFERLHERIEEMKKLDGQAPEIVFEATGVYSKSVEAFFKNHGYTYSRMNPLEANLQMAKMRRHKTDVSDAHELAKTHFRLEREATYVQDDYYEQMRALTRYYDEIDEEMILLKSRMHAILQMSFPELEKLITPSSALFLNIVQLYPHPTFVLSHSKTVIKNRLKANTKKNLSLTRAEKKAVELMEAAQNSYPAIKPTDVRCDQVKDYATRIAELKEKKEALVQQMTELSKERQEYLVLRSIPGVGESTACRLIGEIGDIRRFRNAKQLNAYAGIDIMRYQSGNTQYRDRINKRGNKHLRKILYFMMQGMLMLKEKPNHFADYYYKLKTQPQRKPHKVAIIACVNKFLKVTFQLLTRGILYDYESALPAQKS
- a CDS encoding spore coat protein, with the protein product MSNRSNANAANNVEVNQFQDQGLFIRNSHTVDVTQTEVQGLLLVQAALQAAIEAAIIVLGSNENADVQNLQRIAQSLEVTQSESQRVAIIDSDGITVRQTEVQIDAVVQATIQLLGQLALKFG
- a CDS encoding NADPH-dependent FMN reductase, whose amino-acid sequence is MGFISKLFGNKKVEENKVEKLNIGIILGSTREGRVSPQVGAWVKEIADKRGDANYTIIDIADFKLPLLGEPGGDASGAAGWSEAVAKQDGFVFIVQEYNHSITGALKNALDYLRDEWNNKAAGIVSYGSVGGARAAEHLRGILGELLVADVRVHPALSLFTDFENGTTFKPKDVQADSVNQMLDQVIPWSKALKTIR
- a CDS encoding GNAT family N-acetyltransferase, with translation MNTIRVKSIIRKANEGDTSQILEVMKDAEQSGFMLFAPDERTLAPASLSKLISSINQTPTSGFFIAEHENEILGYLLLKAESLSRTSHRAQIAVGVHSKSRGKGIGTALFDYMIQWAKKSQLHRLELTVIEYNEQAIHLYKKMGFEVEGVKRNSLLIDGQYVNELYMAKFL
- a CDS encoding amidohydrolase family protein codes for the protein MKLLKNGFVVDMETGEFNRQDVYIENNKIVKVAPHLQIDNIEVLDFTNKWLIPGLIDMHVHIKKHFANYFTAAGITTVRNTAGSIIELKPFIDANGSEMEPRVISADRMIDGPPGLWGDDTAYNLNVDNADLARQEVARQVELGAHFIKVYGWLDPEYMETVVEEARKHNLEVSSDLIYSKKVDALLAAHIGIDWLEHCSGIIQAMYPQWTMDAPKDVWESIPWEQPDEQLIENVCRKLMEKNIKLCPTIVLYDQMRLADQYWTTNHEVVDHMENSDFLFNHWPQAAQAKQGQDTIGIQTKTIQKIAYTYYKMGGTVVTGTDTPAGIYTYPGFALHRELQLFVDAGFTPLEALQQATINAAKALNTADLGDIKEGFTADLLILNENPLSNIENTMKIDRIVKDGNLYTIPELLENIPTEQEMNDYINELIQTFEELGLNAGN
- a CDS encoding YceI family protein; its protein translation is MTTFTVDQTHSAIGFEVKHMMVSKVKGQFNNYTANVEAADLTDLTTASINFELEVASINTNNEDRDNHLKSADFFNTEEFGKISFTATNIEKDGDDYKVTGDLTIKDVTKSVTFDVEYGGKGTNPWGVEVYGFEAETKLNREDFGLTWNAALETGGVLVGKDIKIKVELELNPAA
- a CDS encoding ring-cleaving dioxygenase, translated to MKKHTTGIHHITAIVGHPQENVDFYAGVLGLRLVKKTVNFDDPGTYHLYFGNEGGEPGTIITFFPWPAAYQGRIGDGQVGVTTYVVPVGAMEFWKERLTKFKILYNEAIRFGENYLQFDDPHGLHLEIVERDGGSLNGWTFGGISADVAIKGFGGAILYSSKPEETVNTLVDVMGLVEVGREGDFVRLKATAPIGNIVDVKMTVGDRGTMGVGTVHHIAWRANDDQDHKEWQQYAMDKGQHVTDIKDRNYFNAIYFRESGEILFEIATDPPGFAHDETPETMGEQLKLPVQYEDYRDRLESSLFPIKVRELE